In one Methanocorpusculum vombati genomic region, the following are encoded:
- a CDS encoding ATP-binding protein, giving the protein MTPEYIPRIADILLKESLASSGAVLIEGPKWCGKTWTAKHAAKSVLYLQDPDKTSSYLQIADTKPSLLLKGETPRLLDEWQMAPVLWDAVRFTVDQRQKTGQFILTGSASPQDNLVQHTGTGRISRIFMRPMSLFESGESNGTVSLSSLFAREPNIDSISSLSIEDLAAAITRGGWPASVTGPEETAFKRAIDYSEAVINHDISKVDGVEKNPARVRSLLRSLARNTASMATITTIKNDMALDEAGLSEKTISGYLSALKRIFVIEDQPAWSPALLSRTAIRTSAKRHFIDPSIAAAVLRATPKRLLEDFNTFGILFESLCIRDLRIYASLLDGEIFHYHDRNDLEADAIIQLHDGRWGAVEIKLGSRSIDEAANNLHKLKNKIDTGKMQEPSFLLVLTGGEFAYRRDDGVYIVPIGCLKP; this is encoded by the coding sequence ATGACACCCGAATATATCCCCAGAATTGCCGATATTCTTCTTAAAGAGTCCTTAGCATCCTCCGGAGCTGTCCTCATTGAAGGACCGAAATGGTGTGGAAAAACATGGACTGCAAAACATGCCGCAAAAAGTGTCCTCTACCTTCAGGACCCCGATAAAACCTCCTCCTATCTTCAGATAGCCGACACCAAACCCTCTCTCCTGCTTAAAGGGGAAACCCCGCGCCTCCTTGATGAATGGCAGATGGCTCCCGTTCTCTGGGATGCCGTCCGTTTCACCGTAGATCAGCGACAGAAAACCGGACAGTTCATCTTAACCGGCTCTGCATCCCCGCAGGATAATCTCGTCCAACATACAGGAACCGGCAGAATATCACGGATATTCATGCGGCCTATGAGCCTCTTTGAATCCGGAGAATCGAATGGTACCGTCTCCCTCTCTTCCCTCTTTGCCCGGGAACCCAATATTGACAGCATATCCTCCCTGAGCATCGAAGACCTTGCCGCAGCAATCACCCGCGGTGGCTGGCCTGCATCCGTAACCGGTCCGGAAGAAACCGCATTCAAACGTGCAATCGACTACAGCGAAGCAGTCATTAACCACGACATCTCAAAAGTTGACGGCGTGGAAAAAAATCCGGCACGTGTGCGCTCACTCCTGCGTTCACTTGCCCGCAACACTGCATCAATGGCCACCATAACAACGATAAAAAATGACATGGCTCTTGACGAAGCCGGCCTCTCGGAAAAAACCATCTCAGGATATCTCAGCGCTCTCAAACGTATCTTCGTCATCGAAGACCAGCCTGCCTGGAGTCCCGCACTCCTATCCCGGACAGCCATTCGGACATCGGCCAAACGGCATTTCATTGATCCCTCCATTGCAGCAGCAGTCCTCCGGGCAACACCAAAACGACTCCTTGAGGACTTCAACACCTTTGGCATTTTATTTGAATCGCTCTGCATCCGTGATCTTCGCATCTATGCATCTCTACTTGATGGCGAAATCTTCCACTATCATGACAGAAATGATCTGGAAGCGGACGCCATCATCCAACTCCATGACGGCAGATGGGGAGCAGTCGAGATAAAACTCGGTTCCCGATCCATTGACGAAGCGGCAAACAATCTGCATAAACTAAAAAATAAAATTGACACAGGAAAAATGCAGGAGCCGTCATTCTTACTCGTACTTACCGGAGGAGAATTTGCGTACCGCAGGGATGACGGCGTGTATATTGTTCCTATCGGGTGCCTGAAGCCCTGA
- a CDS encoding NAD-dependent epimerase/dehydratase family protein: protein MSKYFITGGAGFLGINLTRYLLEKGHDVVSYDILQEYAYPEKDNPAVTVVCGDIREYDSLRHAMSGCDVVVHTAAALPLYSKEDIRSTDIDGSRNVLLAAQANGIKRVIQISSTAVYGIPDHHPLLETDKLDGVGPYGVAKIEAEKTCAEFRKEGMIVPIIRPKSFIGPERLGVFVLLYDWAQDGRNFPMIGSGNNRYQLLDVYDLCAAIYLCATLDEKIVNDTFNIGAEEFTTMREDYQAVLDEAGFGKRIIGFPKAPVIWTLRALEFLHLSPLYKWVYETAGEDSFVSIEKAKRQLGWQPVYSNKDALLRNYAWYLVHQDEFKGKQGVSHRVPWKQGILGVVKRLF, encoded by the coding sequence ATGTCAAAATATTTCATAACCGGAGGTGCCGGTTTTCTCGGCATCAATTTGACCAGATATCTGCTGGAGAAAGGACACGACGTAGTTTCGTATGACATCTTGCAGGAGTACGCCTACCCGGAAAAAGATAATCCTGCCGTTACGGTTGTTTGCGGTGATATCCGTGAGTATGATTCCCTGCGTCACGCGATGTCCGGCTGTGATGTGGTGGTCCATACGGCAGCCGCTCTTCCGTTGTACTCAAAGGAGGACATCAGAAGTACGGACATTGATGGAAGCAGAAATGTTCTCCTTGCCGCACAGGCGAACGGGATCAAACGTGTAATTCAGATCTCGTCAACTGCGGTGTACGGGATTCCGGATCACCACCCGCTTCTGGAAACAGATAAACTGGATGGTGTCGGGCCGTATGGTGTTGCAAAGATTGAGGCAGAGAAGACCTGTGCCGAGTTCCGCAAAGAAGGGATGATCGTTCCGATCATCCGTCCGAAGTCCTTTATCGGACCCGAACGTCTGGGTGTGTTTGTGCTCCTCTATGACTGGGCACAGGACGGCAGAAATTTTCCGATGATCGGAAGTGGAAACAACCGGTATCAGCTGCTTGACGTGTATGATCTCTGTGCGGCAATTTATCTGTGTGCCACGCTGGATGAGAAGATCGTGAATGATACCTTCAATATCGGTGCTGAGGAGTTTACCACGATGCGGGAGGACTATCAGGCTGTTCTGGATGAAGCCGGTTTTGGAAAACGGATCATCGGGTTTCCCAAGGCGCCGGTTATCTGGACCCTGCGGGCATTGGAGTTCCTGCATTTGTCTCCCCTGTACAAGTGGGTGTATGAGACCGCAGGCGAAGACTCATTTGTATCCATTGAGAAGGCAAAGCGGCAGCTTGGCTGGCAGCCGGTGTACTCGAACAAAGATGCACTGCTGCGGAACTATGCCTGGTACCTTGTGCATCAGGATGAGTTCAAGGGAAAGCAAGGAGTGTCGCACCGTGTACCCTGGAAACAGGGGATTCTCGGAGTGGTGAAGAGATTATTTTAA
- a CDS encoding haloacid dehalogenase-like hydrolase — MAESLHVYDFDKTVYAGDCSLDFWKFCMRHSPKILVYLPKTLWTLGLYLLGLRNKVQFKESFFGFLAGIPDSEEMIQRFWMVSERKLKPWFLSGIDPRTLIISASPEFLLRSVSEKLGVRLIASKVDPNSGKFLSENCYGEEKLRRFSAEFPDAVIETFYSDSPSDAPLAACAQQAFRVVGEEKILWEEYRPSGFTKMKETFLSKDFLLFLFCGGMGTLANFVCSLAISTQINPTLAYVVGYGLSLFVAYSLNARLIFHTSLKASSFGKFVISYIPNFLILFTFVSIFLNIFLWNKIIVYALAAVLGLPVTFVLVKLFAFRTSSQRGG; from the coding sequence ATGGCTGAGTCCCTGCATGTGTATGATTTTGATAAGACGGTATATGCGGGAGACTGCAGTCTTGACTTCTGGAAGTTCTGTATGAGACATTCACCGAAGATTCTTGTGTATCTGCCGAAGACTCTCTGGACGTTGGGGCTGTATTTGTTGGGTCTCCGGAATAAGGTTCAGTTTAAGGAATCCTTCTTTGGATTTCTTGCCGGCATCCCGGATAGTGAGGAGATGATTCAAAGGTTTTGGATGGTTTCTGAGAGGAAACTGAAGCCGTGGTTTCTTTCCGGGATCGATCCCCGAACACTGATCATTTCTGCGTCACCAGAGTTTCTGCTGCGGTCCGTTTCGGAGAAGCTGGGTGTCCGGCTGATTGCATCAAAGGTTGATCCGAATTCCGGAAAATTTCTTTCGGAGAACTGTTACGGCGAGGAGAAACTGCGCAGATTTTCTGCGGAGTTCCCTGATGCGGTGATAGAAACGTTTTATTCGGATTCACCTTCGGATGCCCCGCTTGCCGCGTGCGCACAGCAGGCGTTCCGGGTTGTCGGTGAGGAAAAAATTTTGTGGGAGGAGTATCGTCCGAGTGGTTTTACGAAGATGAAGGAGACATTTCTGTCAAAAGATTTTCTCCTGTTTTTGTTCTGCGGCGGGATGGGAACGCTGGCAAATTTTGTGTGTTCTCTTGCCATCTCCACACAGATCAATCCAACGCTTGCTTATGTCGTCGGATATGGGCTGAGTCTGTTTGTAGCTTACAGCTTAAACGCCCGCCTCATCTTCCACACATCACTGAAGGCCTCCTCGTTTGGAAAGTTCGTCATCTCGTACATTCCGAACTTTCTGATCCTCTTTACCTTCGTTAGTATCTTTCTCAATATTTTTTTGTGGAACAAGATTATCGTCTATGCCCTCGCCGCAGTGTTGGGACTGCCGGTAACATTTGTTCTGGTGAAACTTTTTGCATTTCGGACATCCTCGCAAAGAGGAGGCTAA
- a CDS encoding glycosyltransferase family 39 protein, which yields MTEHLQLIKQYLLNNKYTVIVCVLTLVALFLRLFHLGYNSLWGDEIATVHFVSNGLEGVWNVMYIDGRPTPPLYYTLESITLSFLGHGEFAVRLLSAIFGAFSIPLIYLLGKELLDQRTGTLAAGILTVLIYHIYYSQEARCYTMLLFLFLIATLAYIRAMKTNQTKYWGIFALFSALIVWTHFIGSIGVGILLLHAILTILLTRQYGNIRNFLFSILGILLLVSPLFFVLVQVGSDIPSAASVYGLGVFFLPQALLKMFNPSINTYTILGGLFVVAALICWIIGMRNLYKTDKNALLLVGMVCILPLVFGEIVNILGFDVWYNHFIFILPFFLIGIANCINFSPNPSTKKILTVLVLIGVLLYVICGFPGYYATYTKDDWKGTADFLSNQTLEGDHIFGGATYYYNATADKTSQYSLSLETLQSMLPHDTNSTVSAYLVFSFDLSEPNVTEIASSGSPYLDKIIAKIDTAGKGDTELINWILQNTEEIATFSSKSPYHEIHVHKVMVT from the coding sequence ATGACCGAACATCTGCAACTAATAAAACAGTATCTTCTGAACAATAAATACACGGTTATCGTGTGTGTACTTACCCTCGTGGCCTTATTCCTCCGTTTGTTCCATTTAGGATACAACTCACTCTGGGGAGATGAGATCGCAACAGTCCATTTTGTTTCCAATGGGTTGGAGGGAGTTTGGAATGTGATGTACATTGACGGAAGACCCACACCCCCATTGTACTATACGCTGGAGTCCATTACTCTCTCTTTCCTCGGTCATGGTGAATTTGCGGTGAGATTACTTTCAGCGATCTTCGGGGCATTTTCTATTCCACTGATCTATCTCCTTGGAAAGGAACTTCTTGATCAACGAACCGGAACTCTTGCAGCGGGAATATTAACCGTTCTCATCTATCATATCTACTACTCTCAGGAAGCCAGATGCTACACAATGCTGCTCTTTCTCTTCCTGATTGCAACTCTCGCATATATTCGGGCAATGAAAACCAATCAGACAAAATACTGGGGAATCTTTGCGTTATTCTCTGCACTGATTGTCTGGACACATTTTATAGGGTCTATTGGTGTTGGGATCTTACTCCTCCATGCAATTCTTACTATCCTCCTGACCCGCCAGTATGGGAATATACGAAATTTCCTTTTCTCTATTCTGGGAATACTGCTCCTTGTGTCTCCCCTGTTCTTCGTTCTGGTACAAGTGGGCTCAGATATTCCTTCGGCTGCAAGTGTGTATGGGCTTGGCGTTTTCTTTTTGCCTCAGGCCCTTCTCAAGATGTTTAATCCCAGTATTAATACCTATACAATACTTGGAGGATTGTTTGTTGTTGCTGCACTGATCTGCTGGATTATCGGAATGCGGAATCTGTATAAGACAGATAAGAATGCCCTGCTTCTTGTCGGTATGGTGTGTATACTTCCGCTGGTTTTTGGTGAGATAGTCAACATTTTAGGTTTTGATGTATGGTACAATCATTTCATCTTCATTCTTCCCTTCTTCCTGATCGGAATTGCAAACTGTATTAATTTCAGTCCAAATCCCTCAACAAAAAAGATCTTAACCGTACTGGTACTTATCGGTGTTTTGTTGTATGTCATCTGCGGATTTCCGGGATATTATGCTACATATACGAAAGATGACTGGAAAGGTACCGCTGATTTTCTTTCTAATCAAACATTAGAAGGAGATCATATTTTTGGGGGTGCGACATACTATTATAACGCAACAGCAGATAAGACAAGTCAATACAGTTTATCACTGGAGACACTGCAATCCATGTTGCCACATGATACAAATAGTACTGTCTCTGCATATCTGGTCTTCTCCTTTGATCTTTCTGAACCCAATGTTACCGAAATAGCGTCAAGCGGGAGCCCCTATCTTGATAAAATCATTGCCAAGATAGATACTGCAGGAAAAGGAGATACAGAGTTGATCAACTGGATTCTACAAAACACGGAAGAAATCGCTACCTTCTCTTCCAAAAGTCCGTATCATGAAATACATGTCCATAAGGTAATGGTAACATAA
- the thiD gene encoding bifunctional hydroxymethylpyrimidine kinase/phosphomethylpyrimidine kinase has translation MGENLKRIAFAASVAGSDPSAGAGLQIDLKTMTACGVWGMTVVAALTAQNANHVRAIAEVDPVFVQNQIKTLEEDFPIACYKTGMLGNAPTVRAVAGALPDGVPLVVDPVLIATREYRLTDDSGAAALVEELVPRASVVTPNIPEAESLSGIAITDAASMEDAAGWFLDRGAGAVVLKGGHAAFRKGVDVFLDRDGMRLLSGNVYPFPDVHGSGCCFASAIASYIALGYPVAAAVERGKEFVDGALRYAVEYAPGRFTMNPGWREHITYTKISSRR, from the coding sequence ATGGGGGAAAATCTCAAGAGAATTGCATTTGCCGCATCAGTTGCCGGTTCAGACCCTTCGGCGGGGGCTGGGTTACAGATCGATCTGAAGACGATGACTGCCTGCGGGGTGTGGGGTATGACGGTTGTTGCGGCGCTTACCGCGCAGAATGCGAATCATGTGCGGGCGATTGCGGAGGTTGATCCTGTGTTTGTGCAGAACCAGATCAAGACGCTGGAGGAGGATTTTCCGATCGCCTGTTATAAGACGGGGATGCTCGGGAACGCTCCTACGGTCCGGGCGGTTGCCGGGGCACTGCCGGACGGGGTTCCGCTGGTGGTCGATCCTGTTCTCATTGCGACCCGCGAGTACCGGCTGACGGATGATTCCGGCGCTGCGGCGCTGGTGGAGGAGCTGGTTCCGCGGGCAAGCGTGGTGACGCCGAACATTCCGGAGGCGGAGAGTTTGTCGGGTATTGCGATTACGGATGCAGCGTCGATGGAGGATGCGGCCGGCTGGTTCCTTGACCGCGGGGCCGGGGCGGTTGTTCTCAAAGGCGGACACGCGGCGTTCCGCAAAGGGGTGGATGTGTTTCTGGACCGGGACGGGATGCGGCTGCTGTCCGGGAATGTGTATCCGTTTCCTGATGTGCATGGTTCGGGATGCTGTTTTGCATCCGCAATTGCTTCGTATATTGCGCTCGGGTATCCGGTGGCGGCGGCGGTCGAGCGGGGGAAGGAGTTTGTAGACGGAGCTCTCCGGTATGCGGTGGAGTATGCACCCGGACGGTTTACGATGAATCCCGGATGGCGGGAACACATAACCTACACAAAAATCAGTTCCCGACGGTGA